In Pseudothermotoga hypogea DSM 11164 = NBRC 106472, the following are encoded in one genomic region:
- a CDS encoding fumarylacetoacetate hydrolase family protein — translation MRLVSFELDGQRDWGIVRPELNLVCPSRLWLGEDAPKTLLQFIELYHDRISNLVEPEPDDHWLKLEQVQIVAPIPNPVRNIICVGKNYKDHVSEMAKVGHSKETEISHPHFFTKATNTVNGPYSKIYLHPEITSQVDYEGELAVVIGKRGINIPEEKAIDYVFGYTILNDITARDLQKNHVQWFKGKSLDGFCPMGPWIVTKDEIGYPVELEIRTWVNGELRQHSNTKHMIFDIAKLISILSQGMTLEPGDILATGTPSGVGMGFNPPKLLKPNDVVRIEIEKIGYIENQMYAR, via the coding sequence ATGAGGCTGGTGAGTTTCGAGCTCGATGGACAGAGAGACTGGGGTATTGTCAGACCTGAACTCAATCTGGTTTGCCCATCCAGGCTCTGGCTGGGTGAAGACGCTCCGAAGACACTGCTGCAGTTCATCGAGCTGTACCACGACAGGATCTCGAATCTCGTTGAGCCAGAGCCAGATGATCACTGGTTGAAACTCGAACAGGTTCAGATCGTAGCGCCCATACCGAATCCAGTGAGAAACATCATCTGCGTTGGGAAGAACTACAAAGATCACGTTTCTGAAATGGCGAAGGTGGGTCATTCAAAAGAAACGGAAATCTCACACCCACACTTCTTCACCAAGGCGACGAACACGGTGAACGGCCCATACTCGAAGATTTATTTGCATCCAGAAATCACATCCCAAGTGGATTACGAGGGAGAGTTGGCAGTAGTCATAGGTAAGAGAGGTATCAACATTCCCGAAGAGAAAGCCATCGACTACGTGTTCGGCTACACCATCTTGAACGACATCACCGCGAGAGATCTTCAGAAGAACCATGTTCAGTGGTTCAAGGGAAAGAGCTTGGATGGCTTTTGTCCCATGGGACCTTGGATCGTGACGAAAGACGAAATAGGTTATCCAGTTGAACTTGAAATTCGCACCTGGGTCAACGGCGAGCTCAGACAGCATTCGAACACCAAGCACATGATCTTTGACATCGCGAAGTTGATAAGCATCCTTTCGCAGGGAATGACGCTCGAACCTGGAGACATACTGGCCACCGGAACACCATCTGGAGTGGGAATGGGATTCAATCCTCCAAAATTACTCAAACCGAACGATGTGGTGAGGATAGAGATCGAAAAGATAGGCTACATAGAGAACCAAATGTACGCTCGATGA
- a CDS encoding YkvA family protein: MARKDERVPRRSKILIALALGYALSPIDLVPDFIPLLSQLDDLLIIPALIALALKSIPKEALDEYREKAQQLRMKRRFGMVSLFILAFWAVLAIWLMKLLSKLF, from the coding sequence TTGGCGAGAAAAGATGAGCGTGTACCCAGACGATCGAAGATTCTGATAGCACTCGCGCTCGGTTACGCACTGAGCCCGATCGATTTGGTGCCGGATTTTATACCCTTGCTCAGTCAGCTGGACGATCTACTGATAATCCCAGCGCTCATCGCCTTGGCACTCAAGTCGATCCCAAAAGAAGCCCTGGACGAGTACAGAGAGAAGGCGCAACAACTGCGAATGAAGAGGCGATTCGGAATGGTGAGTCTTTTCATCTTGGCGTTCTGGGCCGTCCTTGCCATCTGGCTGATGAAACTTTTGTCGAAGCTCTTTTAG
- a CDS encoding 1-phosphofructokinase family hexose kinase, with protein MSVQILNLNPCYDHWVIISNVPKTPNVLRGDYVVKLVDGKGLNIARVFNLLGFHDYLCINVLGGDVGKIISSKCREENIKTAEFWINDENRINTAVVYEYEKRMLMVNEPGPVMTPDEIERFIQYLDSVIEEKSTLVISGSAPRGFEAKHMSRIAQMVKERGCRLMIDISGEWLRKLVKFEPEMVKVNADEFKMAFELSNLSVEKLYEVKKRYKINVLCVTLGKDGSITLTEDRVFHAKPKLVHCDFSVGSGDSFFAGYLYKEAMGKSMEERLIFATACGMANTLKYGAAIFDLKDLNEQLPLVEIAEERL; from the coding sequence TTGAGCGTCCAAATACTCAATTTGAATCCTTGCTACGATCACTGGGTCATCATTTCGAACGTTCCGAAGACCCCAAACGTCCTGAGAGGCGACTACGTTGTGAAGCTCGTGGATGGGAAAGGATTGAACATCGCGAGGGTTTTCAACCTTCTTGGTTTCCATGATTATCTCTGCATCAACGTGCTCGGTGGCGATGTGGGAAAGATCATCTCATCGAAATGTCGCGAGGAGAACATCAAAACGGCGGAGTTCTGGATCAACGACGAGAACAGGATCAACACCGCAGTTGTGTACGAGTACGAGAAAAGAATGCTCATGGTCAACGAGCCTGGTCCAGTCATGACACCAGACGAGATCGAAAGGTTCATTCAGTACCTTGATTCCGTAATCGAGGAAAAGAGTACGCTGGTCATCTCTGGAAGTGCACCGAGAGGATTCGAGGCCAAGCACATGTCAAGGATCGCGCAGATGGTGAAGGAAAGAGGTTGCAGGCTCATGATAGACATTTCGGGAGAATGGCTGAGAAAGTTGGTGAAGTTCGAGCCAGAGATGGTCAAAGTGAATGCAGACGAGTTCAAGATGGCGTTCGAGCTCAGCAACCTGAGCGTCGAAAAGCTCTACGAAGTCAAGAAACGCTACAAGATCAACGTTCTTTGTGTGACCCTGGGCAAAGACGGCTCCATTACTCTCACAGAAGACAGAGTGTTCCATGCCAAACCGAAGCTGGTCCACTGTGACTTCTCCGTTGGTTCTGGTGATTCCTTCTTTGCGGGCTATCTCTACAAAGAAGCGATGGGCAAATCCATGGAAGAAAGACTGATCTTCGCCACAGCCTGCGGTATGGCGAACACGTTGAAGTACGGTGCGGCGATCTTTGATTTGAAAGACCTGAACGAACAGTTACCGCTCGTAGAGATCGCGGAGGAAAGATTATGA
- a CDS encoding FGGY-family carbohydrate kinase, whose translation MNAYVGIDVGTTNTKILVVTKKGIDKIYKLQTVKKKIDDVEFFDMDSIEKAVRKTLKTIRKSYRIVGIACTSVGESVVPVASGKKLHDPIVWYDTCTKSLYEEYHDLVNQLAPYRISGSRDIYYYSLYKILYMQKKGLVDLGEVECWLPISSYIAYRLTGNAVWDMTQAYRSHMVDIHRRCWNEELLKAFNIRIEQLGKLDYTSSFVGYHDDIPVFLAGHDHLTGTFGLISLFGSELIYDSMGTASYTVAVATEKTNEFHMEGPFMKTGGNVGIAFQGRQYYLASGMRFYGKLIEMTLKLFGLKFSSKRFERLNESISQTPTDPAFYIYANGDNIVGEDIDGINFVQIPPDCSQEQMLQSVYLYLCYTSRITVENLRRLLGKLPIVVGGALVQNQVFMKYKASMLGEPLYYLNTTELTALGAAIAAITGVKDEETLNSLREKITFQRIEPHPQDVLRMNGLYERMTEQYEKLLQRRGGQ comes from the coding sequence ATGAATGCTTACGTTGGTATTGACGTAGGGACCACGAACACCAAGATTCTCGTCGTCACGAAAAAAGGCATCGATAAGATCTACAAGCTTCAAACAGTCAAGAAGAAAATCGACGATGTCGAATTCTTCGATATGGACAGTATCGAGAAGGCTGTGAGAAAGACGCTCAAAACAATACGAAAATCGTATCGAATCGTTGGAATCGCGTGCACCAGCGTCGGTGAATCCGTCGTGCCAGTTGCATCAGGTAAGAAGCTACACGATCCGATCGTTTGGTACGACACGTGCACCAAATCTCTGTACGAAGAGTACCACGACTTGGTGAATCAGTTGGCACCCTACAGAATTTCTGGCTCGCGAGACATCTACTATTATTCGTTGTACAAGATCTTGTACATGCAGAAAAAAGGTCTGGTGGACCTGGGTGAAGTGGAGTGCTGGCTCCCCATATCTTCCTACATCGCTTACAGACTGACTGGCAACGCCGTGTGGGACATGACCCAAGCCTATCGTAGTCACATGGTGGATATCCATCGAAGATGCTGGAACGAAGAACTGCTGAAAGCTTTCAACATACGAATCGAGCAGCTTGGAAAACTGGATTACACCTCTTCCTTCGTTGGTTATCACGATGACATACCAGTGTTCCTCGCGGGTCACGATCATCTGACGGGAACTTTCGGTTTGATCTCTCTATTCGGCAGCGAGTTGATCTACGATTCGATGGGCACCGCCTCGTACACGGTGGCTGTCGCAACCGAAAAAACCAACGAGTTCCACATGGAAGGTCCTTTCATGAAAACAGGTGGTAACGTGGGCATAGCGTTCCAAGGCAGACAATACTACTTGGCTTCGGGAATGAGGTTTTACGGCAAATTGATCGAGATGACCTTGAAACTGTTTGGCTTGAAGTTTTCGTCAAAGAGGTTCGAACGGTTGAACGAATCCATCTCGCAGACACCGACCGATCCTGCCTTCTACATCTACGCAAACGGCGACAACATCGTGGGAGAAGATATCGACGGTATCAACTTCGTGCAGATCCCACCCGATTGTTCTCAAGAACAGATGCTTCAAAGTGTCTATCTGTATCTCTGCTACACGAGCAGGATCACTGTTGAAAATCTCAGACGCCTGCTTGGCAAGCTTCCCATAGTCGTCGGCGGTGCTCTGGTGCAAAACCAAGTTTTCATGAAGTACAAGGCATCCATGCTCGGTGAACCACTGTACTATTTGAACACGACCGAGCTGACGGCGCTCGGAGCGGCGATCGCGGCGATCACAGGCGTCAAAGATGAAGAAACGCTGAATTCGCTCAGAGAGAAGATCACTTTTCAAAGAATCGAGCCACACCCACAGGATGTTCTGAGAATGAACGGGCTTTATGAGAGAATGACTGAACAGTACGAGAAACTCTTGCAAAGACGAGGAGGTCAGTGA
- a CDS encoding class II fructose-bisphosphate aldolase: protein MLVTLKELVQVAYKSDYAIPAFNIHTYEDAVAIVKGAEEMRSPVILMASPSAIRHLGIRIAACIMNELAENAKVPVVSHLDHATDLDVIFKAMKAGFTSVMFDGSNLPFDENVEKTKLVVKVARAFGISVEAEIGRVGRSEEGEEATQILTEPDVARKFFELTQVDALAVAVGTAHGMQKQEAQIDFERVQQIQSAVDVPLVLHGSSGVPDEDLTKISKMNFGKINIGTVLKTVYVERIRKILQEQPQLKDQIKLLEEASKAVTEMVKHKISLLNSAGRA from the coding sequence ATGCTCGTGACTTTGAAAGAACTGGTTCAAGTTGCGTACAAGTCAGACTACGCGATCCCAGCCTTCAACATCCACACCTACGAAGACGCGGTGGCGATCGTGAAGGGTGCCGAAGAGATGAGATCACCAGTGATACTGATGGCTTCTCCGAGTGCGATCAGACATTTGGGCATAAGAATCGCTGCGTGTATCATGAACGAGCTCGCCGAGAACGCGAAGGTCCCAGTCGTGTCGCACCTCGATCATGCGACGGACCTGGATGTCATCTTCAAGGCCATGAAGGCAGGTTTCACCTCGGTGATGTTCGACGGTTCGAACCTCCCCTTCGACGAGAACGTTGAAAAGACGAAGCTCGTCGTCAAGGTGGCAAGAGCCTTCGGAATTTCTGTCGAAGCGGAGATAGGCAGGGTCGGCAGGTCGGAAGAGGGTGAAGAAGCCACACAGATTTTGACCGAACCAGACGTAGCGAGGAAGTTCTTCGAACTCACCCAAGTCGACGCCTTGGCGGTGGCCGTCGGCACGGCACACGGTATGCAGAAACAAGAAGCGCAGATCGACTTCGAAAGAGTTCAACAGATACAAAGCGCGGTGGATGTTCCGTTGGTCCTACATGGCTCCAGTGGCGTGCCTGACGAAGATCTGACCAAGATCAGCAAGATGAATTTTGGAAAGATAAACATCGGCACGGTGCTGAAAACCGTTTATGTCGAGAGAATTAGAAAGATCCTGCAGGAACAGCCGCAACTCAAAGACCAGATCAAGTTGCTCGAAGAAGCCTCCAAGGCCGTTACGGAAATGGTGAAACACAAAATATCCCTTCTCAACAGCGCTGGAAGGGCTTGA
- a CDS encoding M20/M25/M40 family metallo-hydrolase, which yields MGEIERLSESIKFRTVAGNWEEFSKLERFLEEAFPLTHSRLRVSKINEHALLYEWDVGSQETVLFLAHTDVVPASEEGWAHHPFSGDVADGFVWGRGTLDDKSSVMGLLEAVERLLSENFNPSHNFMLAFGFDEETKGYMGAKKIVEHLQERKIKIKAILDEGSAIVKGVIPKIDRPIALVGIAEKGYASFDLVAKGKGGHSSTPTRNSPVERMAVAVQRISRYKSKTVLTRSTEEFLKTLSHLWGFPLNVLLRNPRLTLSLLEPIFSKIPSLNAMLRTTMCVTMLNAGVADNVVPEKVVATVNCRIIPGETSEQVFERLKEIVKDLEIEVVKNENWQVSDPVPDSDLEGEFYRLLVETIQQMFPDSVVSPYLTIGATDSRHYRGLCQNIYRFSPLIMDKELLETVHGKNERLSIESYKKMCEFYRVLMTKL from the coding sequence ATGGGCGAGATCGAAAGACTTTCAGAGTCGATCAAGTTTCGAACCGTTGCGGGCAACTGGGAAGAGTTTTCCAAACTTGAAAGATTCCTCGAAGAAGCGTTCCCGTTGACCCACTCGCGATTGAGAGTGAGCAAGATCAACGAACACGCGCTTCTGTACGAGTGGGACGTTGGTTCGCAAGAGACCGTGCTGTTCCTCGCGCACACGGACGTGGTACCGGCGAGCGAAGAAGGCTGGGCTCATCATCCTTTCTCTGGGGATGTTGCGGATGGATTCGTGTGGGGCCGTGGCACTCTCGATGACAAATCCAGCGTGATGGGTCTTTTGGAGGCTGTGGAAAGATTGCTCTCGGAAAATTTCAATCCTAGTCACAATTTCATGCTCGCCTTCGGCTTCGACGAAGAAACGAAAGGATATATGGGAGCCAAGAAGATCGTGGAACATTTGCAGGAAAGGAAAATCAAGATAAAGGCGATCTTGGACGAAGGTTCTGCGATAGTGAAAGGTGTGATTCCGAAGATAGACAGACCGATCGCATTGGTGGGCATCGCTGAGAAGGGCTATGCGAGCTTCGATCTGGTCGCGAAGGGAAAAGGGGGACATTCTTCAACTCCAACGAGGAACTCACCCGTGGAGAGGATGGCGGTCGCGGTCCAGCGCATTTCTCGTTACAAGTCCAAAACCGTTTTGACCAGATCCACAGAGGAGTTCTTGAAGACTCTCTCGCACCTCTGGGGCTTTCCCTTGAACGTTCTTTTGAGAAATCCAAGACTGACACTATCTTTGTTGGAACCGATCTTTTCGAAGATTCCAAGCTTGAACGCGATGCTCAGAACCACCATGTGTGTAACGATGCTCAACGCGGGTGTTGCGGACAACGTTGTACCGGAAAAGGTCGTCGCCACGGTGAACTGCAGAATTATCCCAGGTGAAACGTCAGAGCAAGTGTTCGAGAGATTGAAAGAGATCGTTAAGGACCTCGAGATAGAAGTTGTGAAGAACGAGAATTGGCAAGTTTCTGATCCTGTGCCAGACAGCGATTTGGAAGGAGAGTTCTACAGACTGTTGGTGGAGACGATCCAACAGATGTTCCCAGACTCGGTTGTGTCGCCATATCTCACCATAGGTGCGACGGATTCGAGGCATTACAGAGGCCTGTGCCAGAACATCTACAGGTTCTCACCCTTGATCATGGACAAGGAACTGCTCGAAACTGTGCACGGAAAGAACGAAAGACTATCGATCGAATCGTACAAGAAGATGTGCGAGTTCTACAGAGTCTTGATGACGAAACTGTGA
- a CDS encoding YfcC family protein, giving the protein MSQKAFSFQKKIFISSFLILLSLVLLSGILTRVLPMGRFERYVVDGRVVIDFDSYRRIEAERLPIYRWFSAPIEVLFSSDGPRILALLILLLIVGGSFSLLHESVALKYTIDVLVSRYASRKNSLLLLTTFSFMLLGSALGLFEEVVPFVPIAVNLSLQMGWDEFTGLGMSILAAGFGFASATFNPFTVLLAQSLAGLPIFSGLWLRLIVFGVVYVILVLFLMSHVRKIEKGGRSFPISSNVSKEGSKKSYRVFLISLTLMLSLVVLSFFLKPIQEYLVILMVLIYFFMGILCGLAAKFGPSKTFKIFLSGLLTILPSTILILLAASVKHIVEQGMVLDTILRGSVQLLEGRGQIGVAMTIYLFVLALNFFIPSASAKAFLLIPILTPLTQLSGLSRQTMVLAWTFGDGFSNMIFPTNPVLLISLSLASYSYVRWFKKTILLQLLVFLISCGFILIAVWTNYGPF; this is encoded by the coding sequence ATGAGTCAGAAGGCATTTTCATTCCAAAAGAAGATCTTCATCTCTTCCTTCTTGATACTCCTTTCTTTGGTTCTTTTGAGTGGCATTCTCACGCGCGTTCTTCCCATGGGCAGATTCGAAAGGTACGTCGTGGATGGTAGAGTGGTGATCGATTTTGACTCTTACAGAAGAATCGAAGCTGAGAGGTTGCCAATCTACAGATGGTTCAGCGCTCCAATCGAAGTGCTCTTCAGCTCGGACGGACCGAGAATCCTCGCCCTTCTCATCTTGCTTCTGATAGTCGGCGGGAGTTTCAGTCTTCTGCACGAAAGCGTGGCACTGAAGTACACGATAGATGTTCTCGTATCAAGGTACGCGAGCAGAAAGAACTCTTTGCTCTTGCTCACGACGTTTTCCTTCATGCTGCTTGGATCGGCGCTGGGTCTGTTCGAAGAAGTGGTGCCTTTCGTCCCCATCGCTGTGAATCTGTCTTTGCAGATGGGTTGGGACGAGTTCACAGGCTTGGGCATGAGCATTCTCGCTGCTGGGTTCGGTTTTGCGAGCGCGACGTTCAACCCGTTCACGGTGTTGTTGGCACAGAGTCTCGCGGGTCTACCGATCTTTTCTGGCCTTTGGCTCAGATTGATCGTTTTTGGCGTGGTTTACGTGATACTCGTTCTCTTCCTGATGTCACACGTGAGGAAAATAGAAAAGGGTGGGCGGTCGTTTCCGATCAGTTCGAACGTCTCTAAAGAAGGTTCGAAGAAATCTTACCGAGTCTTTTTGATCTCTCTCACCTTGATGCTTTCCCTCGTAGTGCTCTCTTTCTTCCTTAAACCAATTCAAGAGTATCTGGTGATCTTGATGGTCTTGATCTACTTCTTCATGGGTATCTTGTGTGGTCTTGCGGCGAAATTTGGGCCTTCTAAGACCTTCAAGATCTTTCTGAGCGGTCTCTTGACCATTCTGCCCTCAACGATTCTCATACTTCTGGCCGCGAGCGTGAAACACATCGTCGAGCAAGGAATGGTTTTGGACACGATACTCAGAGGGTCGGTACAGCTTCTTGAAGGTCGTGGGCAGATCGGTGTGGCGATGACGATATATCTTTTCGTCTTGGCGCTCAACTTCTTCATACCGTCTGCATCCGCGAAAGCATTTTTGTTGATCCCAATTTTGACGCCTCTCACACAATTGTCTGGACTCTCTCGACAGACAATGGTGCTTGCCTGGACCTTCGGAGATGGTTTTTCGAACATGATCTTTCCCACCAACCCAGTTCTTCTCATTTCGCTCTCCCTCGCGAGCTACAGCTATGTTCGTTGGTTCAAGAAGACCATTCTGCTTCAACTACTCGTGTTTTTGATCAGTTGTGGCTTCATCTTGATCGCGGTCTGGACCAACTATGGTCCCTTCTGA
- a CDS encoding P-loop NTPase fold protein: MNITLRESVDSILYDLIYNLARALEAEREIAREAKQIREWITEEVASVRGFALGFSMVASANVNVQKSEMPRFNFFAAKEKLAELIEKTVRMKEKLILLIDELDKERKEDVLRTLDAIKSQIVFEGLVVILALPYSIYREYSADRMRWNEAGNLENIFKDIVFLEPLSKSDIKELLIRRIREHLDLVSQEVLEIASDFADGNPRDAIWILNKTVFENVEEKRISKEHIVRTIEKLVGEYFVHQLTLTENQRKALRTLRNFTGSKEQLVSELQKVGIKRTTAYSVIEQLVQKKILLFRNGVYRLSGKFKHVDMNSLFQIR; this comes from the coding sequence ATCAACATCACTCTGAGAGAGTCTGTCGACAGCATACTGTACGATCTGATCTACAACTTAGCCAGGGCGCTCGAGGCTGAAAGAGAGATCGCAAGGGAAGCGAAGCAGATCAGAGAGTGGATCACCGAAGAAGTCGCAAGCGTTAGAGGTTTTGCGCTCGGATTTTCAATGGTCGCGAGCGCCAACGTGAACGTTCAAAAGAGCGAAATGCCCAGGTTCAACTTCTTCGCCGCGAAGGAAAAGCTCGCAGAGTTGATAGAAAAAACTGTACGAATGAAGGAAAAGCTGATCTTGCTCATCGATGAGCTCGATAAAGAGAGAAAGGAGGACGTTTTGAGAACGCTGGATGCCATCAAATCACAGATCGTTTTCGAAGGCTTGGTCGTCATCTTAGCACTTCCATACTCCATCTACAGAGAGTACAGCGCCGACAGGATGAGATGGAACGAAGCGGGGAACCTCGAAAACATCTTCAAAGACATCGTGTTCTTGGAACCCCTCAGTAAAAGCGATATAAAGGAGTTACTGATCAGAAGGATTCGTGAGCATTTGGACCTCGTATCGCAAGAAGTCCTCGAGATCGCGAGTGATTTCGCCGATGGCAATCCAAGGGACGCGATATGGATATTGAACAAAACGGTCTTCGAGAACGTTGAAGAGAAAAGAATATCGAAAGAACACATCGTCAGAACCATAGAAAAGTTGGTCGGTGAGTACTTCGTTCACCAACTCACCCTGACCGAGAATCAGAGAAAAGCGTTGAGAACACTCAGGAATTTCACAGGCTCGAAAGAACAGCTGGTGTCGGAGCTTCAAAAAGTTGGCATCAAACGCACGACGGCATATTCGGTAATCGAACAGCTGGTGCAAAAGAAAATTTTGCTCTTCAGGAACGGAGTTTACCGCTTGTCAGGCAAGTTCAAGCACGTAGACATGAATTCGCTCTTTCAGATTCGATGA
- the tnpA gene encoding IS200/IS605 family transposase, which translates to MQLRKTRWSLYNLNYHFVWIPKYRKKILVDSVRQELEKLIFEIAKKHGIEVLSLSVQPDHVHLFVSAPPRLSPAQIANLFKGVSSKKLLEKFPHLRTKEGLWSRTYYVGSAGTVSEETIRRYIEECQDI; encoded by the coding sequence ATGCAATTAAGAAAAACAAGATGGAGTCTTTATAATTTGAACTATCATTTTGTGTGGATACCTAAATACCGCAAAAAGATTCTGGTAGATAGCGTTAGGCAAGAGCTCGAGAAACTTATTTTTGAAATCGCCAAAAAACATGGGATTGAAGTCCTATCTCTATCAGTTCAGCCAGACCATGTCCATCTTTTTGTTTCAGCACCACCGCGCTTATCCCCAGCTCAAATAGCCAATTTGTTTAAAGGAGTGTCTTCTAAAAAACTTCTTGAGAAGTTTCCACATCTAAGAACAAAGGAAGGATTATGGAGCAGAACATATTATGTTGGCTCAGCAGGAACGGTTTCAGAAGAGACTATCAGGAGGTACATCGAAGAATGTCAAGATATATAG
- a CDS encoding RNA-guided endonuclease InsQ/TnpB family protein yields MSRYIVRTYKVPVPRELYPLCSELNRLAGRIYNKTMSLVKKVKSKKGFWLSPGATQKYILRWSSTINIHTHSKQAIVQQYFQALNSYFTAVKTNPQLKPPHKKKRFMPFIWKDTAIKLSPEGVLRLSMGSSQEPILIQTTLPAGTTIRQVRLVYEAEKYYLHLAIEVKNEHKKKQSVEVMSVDLGILRPITCFDGSEVISYHGGILNSLIRYRNKKLADFQRTLSKCKKGSKRYRKLLKAKQRMLKRTKHQITDILHKITSNFLKMCLQKGYGTIVIGDITNIRERVEGNDNFNQKVHQWCFRKMVDMITYKAQLLGIEVKLASEEYTSQICPVCGSKNHAVGRNYECKSCGFSYHRDGVGAINIWQRYLGKKSQVVAGLAPVRGVRFKPHLCGHGVSNAPWKAA; encoded by the coding sequence ATGTCAAGATATATAGTCAGAACTTACAAAGTGCCTGTTCCGAGAGAATTGTATCCTCTGTGTTCTGAGCTGAACAGGCTCGCTGGTCGAATCTACAACAAAACCATGTCGCTGGTCAAGAAAGTAAAAAGCAAGAAAGGTTTCTGGCTTTCACCAGGAGCAACACAAAAATATATCCTGCGTTGGAGTAGCACTATCAATATCCATACCCATTCCAAACAGGCTATAGTTCAGCAATACTTTCAGGCGCTTAACAGTTACTTTACTGCAGTCAAGACAAACCCACAGTTGAAACCACCACATAAGAAGAAAAGGTTTATGCCGTTCATCTGGAAAGATACTGCTATAAAACTTTCACCAGAAGGGGTTCTGAGACTTTCAATGGGTAGTAGTCAGGAGCCAATTTTGATACAAACGACACTGCCAGCCGGTACAACAATTAGGCAAGTAAGACTTGTGTATGAGGCTGAGAAATATTATCTTCACCTTGCAATAGAGGTGAAGAATGAGCATAAGAAGAAACAGTCTGTTGAAGTTATGTCTGTAGACCTTGGCATACTTCGTCCAATAACTTGCTTTGATGGCTCTGAAGTGATTTCGTATCACGGTGGTATTCTCAACAGTCTAATCAGATATCGCAACAAGAAGTTGGCAGACTTTCAGCGAACGTTAAGCAAATGCAAGAAAGGTTCCAAGAGGTATAGAAAACTGTTGAAAGCAAAGCAGCGAATGCTGAAACGAACAAAACATCAAATAACGGACATACTGCACAAGATAACCAGCAACTTTCTTAAGATGTGTTTACAGAAAGGGTATGGGACTATTGTAATTGGTGATATCACAAATATTCGAGAGCGTGTAGAAGGGAACGATAACTTTAATCAAAAAGTTCATCAGTGGTGTTTCAGAAAGATGGTGGACATGATAACCTACAAAGCACAGCTACTGGGGATTGAAGTGAAACTTGCTTCAGAAGAATATACGAGTCAGATCTGTCCTGTATGTGGTAGCAAGAACCATGCGGTTGGTCGCAACTATGAGTGTAAAAGTTGTGGATTTAGTTATCACAGGGACGGAGTAGGAGCGATAAACATCTGGCAGAGGTATCTTGGGAAGAAGTCCCAAGTAGTAGCGGGATTGGCACCCGTCAGAGGTGTAAGGTTCAAACCACACCTCTGTGGCCATGGAGTATCAAATGCTCCATGGAAGGCAGCCTAA